Proteins from one Deinococcus seoulensis genomic window:
- a CDS encoding SDR family oxidoreductase, which translates to MSLNDLFNLSGRVALITGGSRGLGLQIAEALGEYGATVVLTARKQHELDEAKTHLSALGITAHVYANDLGAFDTIDPLVERIHAEVGPIDILVNNAGATWGSPTVDHPLEAWMKVMNVNVNGLFLITQSVLKRCMLPAGKGRIVNVASVAGLQGNDPRMAPTVAYNTSKGAVVNFTRALAAEMADKGVTVNSICPGYFPTKMTKGTLAYGEQSILESTPMHRLGTDQDLKGLALLLSSDASAYMTGQNIAVDGGAGVV; encoded by the coding sequence ATGTCCCTGAACGACCTGTTCAACCTCAGCGGCCGCGTCGCCCTGATCACCGGCGGCAGCCGCGGCCTGGGCCTTCAGATCGCCGAGGCGCTCGGCGAGTACGGCGCCACCGTCGTCCTGACCGCCCGCAAACAGCACGAACTCGACGAGGCAAAAACCCACCTTTCAGCCCTGGGCATCACCGCGCACGTGTACGCCAACGACCTCGGCGCCTTCGACACCATCGACCCCCTCGTGGAACGCATCCACGCCGAGGTCGGCCCGATCGACATCCTCGTGAACAACGCCGGGGCCACCTGGGGCTCACCCACCGTGGATCACCCGCTCGAAGCGTGGATGAAGGTCATGAACGTCAACGTGAACGGCCTGTTCCTGATCACCCAGAGCGTCCTGAAACGCTGCATGCTGCCCGCCGGGAAGGGCCGCATCGTGAACGTCGCCTCGGTCGCCGGCCTCCAGGGCAACGACCCCCGCATGGCCCCCACCGTCGCGTACAACACCAGCAAGGGCGCCGTCGTGAACTTCACCCGCGCCCTGGCCGCCGAGATGGCCGACAAGGGCGTCACCGTGAACAGCATCTGCCCCGGTTACTTCCCCACCAAGATGACCAAGGGCACCCTGGCGTACGGCGAGCAGAGCATCCTGGAATCCACGCCCATGCACCGCCTCGGCACCGACCAGGACCTCAAGGGCCTTGCGCTGCTGCTGTCCAGCGACGCCAGCGCCTACATGACCGGCCAGAACATCGCCGTGGACGGCGGCGCCGGCGTCGTATGA
- a CDS encoding MaoC family dehydratase translates to MTAPAGIRPDELAAHVGQEVALSDWITVDQTRIDAFAHATGDHQFIHVDPERAAQGPFGGTIAHGFLTLSLLAGEFMTHGGAPHIDGGRMTVNYGLNRVRFIAPVRAGARLRNRAVLQSAEPGQGFVQITVANTIEIEGADKPACTAESVFRVYL, encoded by the coding sequence ATGACCGCCCCCGCCGGAATCCGGCCGGACGAGCTGGCCGCGCACGTCGGGCAGGAAGTCGCGCTGTCCGACTGGATCACCGTCGACCAGACCCGCATCGACGCCTTCGCGCACGCCACCGGCGACCACCAGTTCATTCACGTGGACCCTGAACGCGCCGCGCAGGGACCGTTCGGCGGGACCATCGCCCACGGCTTCCTGACCCTCTCGCTGCTGGCCGGGGAGTTCATGACCCACGGCGGCGCCCCCCACATCGACGGTGGGCGCATGACCGTCAACTACGGTCTGAACCGCGTGCGCTTCATCGCCCCCGTCCGCGCCGGGGCACGCCTGCGCAACCGCGCCGTCCTCCAGTCCGCCGAACCCGGCCAGGGCTTCGTGCAGATCACGGTCGCCAACACCATCGAGATCGAAGGCGCCGACAAGCCCGCCTGCACCGCCGAGAGCGTCTTCCGGGTGTACCTGTGA
- a CDS encoding PaaI family thioesterase, producing MTGAPADMLAMAQGVLDAQPFSTLVGARATRFTPDGVEVSLALRPDLTQHHGFAHGGLQATLADITLTFMGAAVLGPSVLTSEFKINFLRPAQGDTLIGRGTVLSAGKRQAVTRCDIYATQGGQEKLVATALGTIARADVP from the coding sequence GTGACCGGTGCTCCCGCCGACATGCTCGCCATGGCGCAGGGCGTGCTGGACGCCCAGCCGTTCAGCACCCTGGTGGGCGCCCGCGCGACCCGCTTCACGCCCGACGGGGTCGAGGTGAGCCTCGCGCTGCGGCCCGACCTGACGCAGCATCACGGCTTCGCGCACGGCGGCCTCCAGGCGACCCTGGCCGATATCACCCTGACGTTCATGGGGGCCGCCGTGCTGGGCCCCAGCGTCCTGACGAGCGAGTTCAAGATCAACTTCCTGCGGCCCGCGCAGGGCGACACCCTGATCGGGCGCGGCACGGTGCTCAGCGCCGGGAAACGGCAGGCCGTGACCCGCTGCGACATCTACGCCACGCAGGGCGGGCAGGAGAAACTGGTCGCCACGGCGCTGGGCACCATCGCCCGCGCGGACGTGCCGTGA
- a CDS encoding acyl-CoA dehydrogenase family protein encodes MTVFDVTPRARDLRERLTAFMQEHIYPNDAEVHRQIDTGNRWEHLPLIDQLKPKAQEAGLWNLFLPPASSRDGKYGAGLNNLEYAGLCEIMGRVWWAPEVFNCSAPDTGNMEVLARYGTPEQQEQWLIPLLNGEIRSAFSMTEPDVASSDATNIQSSIVRDGDEYVVSGDKWWTSGAGDPRCKISIFMGKTDPDAAKHLQQSMILVPLDAPGVTRERMLTVFGYDDAPHGHAQMTFRDVRVPAANMLLGEGRGFEIAQGRLGPGRIHHCMRLIGQAERALELMIERAGQRTAFGKPLSGHQHVREAIAHSRMEIDQARLLTMNAAHMMDTVGNKEARGQIAAIKVVAPNVALRVIDRAIQVYGGAGVSQDTPLAMMYAQARTLRLADGPDIVHTETVAKVEMKRHAARQG; translated from the coding sequence ATGACCGTATTCGACGTGACCCCCCGCGCCCGTGACCTGCGCGAACGCCTCACCGCGTTCATGCAGGAACACATCTACCCCAACGACGCCGAGGTGCACCGGCAGATCGACACCGGGAACCGCTGGGAGCACCTGCCGCTGATCGACCAGCTCAAACCAAAAGCGCAGGAGGCGGGCCTGTGGAACCTGTTCCTGCCGCCCGCCAGCAGCCGTGACGGGAAGTACGGCGCGGGCCTGAACAACTTGGAGTACGCCGGACTGTGCGAGATCATGGGCCGCGTCTGGTGGGCGCCCGAGGTCTTCAACTGCTCGGCGCCCGACACCGGCAACATGGAAGTCCTGGCCCGCTACGGCACGCCCGAACAGCAGGAGCAGTGGCTGATTCCCCTGCTGAACGGCGAGATCCGCAGCGCGTTCTCCATGACCGAACCCGACGTGGCCAGCAGCGACGCCACGAACATCCAGTCCAGCATCGTCCGCGACGGCGACGAGTACGTCGTGAGCGGCGACAAGTGGTGGACGAGCGGCGCCGGCGACCCGCGCTGCAAGATCAGTATCTTCATGGGCAAGACCGACCCGGACGCCGCGAAGCACCTCCAGCAGAGCATGATCCTCGTGCCGCTGGACGCGCCGGGCGTCACCAGGGAACGCATGCTGACCGTCTTCGGCTACGACGACGCCCCGCACGGCCACGCGCAGATGACCTTCCGGGACGTGCGCGTGCCCGCCGCGAACATGCTGCTCGGCGAGGGCCGCGGCTTCGAGATCGCGCAGGGCCGCCTGGGCCCCGGCCGCATCCACCACTGCATGCGCCTGATCGGTCAGGCCGAACGCGCCCTGGAACTCATGATCGAACGCGCCGGGCAGCGCACCGCCTTCGGCAAACCCCTGAGCGGCCACCAGCACGTCCGCGAGGCCATCGCGCACTCCCGCATGGAGATCGACCAGGCGAGGCTACTCACCATGAACGCCGCGCACATGATGGACACCGTCGGTAACAAGGAGGCGCGCGGGCAGATCGCCGCCATCAAGGTCGTCGCGCCGAACGTCGCGCTGCGCGTCATCGACCGCGCCATCCAGGTGTACGGCGGCGCGGGCGTCAGCCAGGACACGCCGCTGGCCATGATGTACGCCCAGGCCCGCACCCTGCGCCTCGCGGACGGCCCGGACATCGTGCACACCGAAACCGTCGCGAAAGTCGAGATGAAACGCCACGCCGCCCGCCAGGGCTGA